A region of Toxorhynchites rutilus septentrionalis strain SRP chromosome 1, ASM2978413v1, whole genome shotgun sequence DNA encodes the following proteins:
- the LOC129766193 gene encoding osmotic avoidance abnormal protein 3 isoform X2 yields the protein MAENVKVVVRCRPMNKREQQTGCKNITQIDNSTVNLDNPNDANAPQKSFKFDSAYGYAATTENIYSDICYPLVESVLEGYNATIFAYGQTGCGKSHTMQGTTYNLSAADPNNANNIGIIPRSFEHVFEAIALASDVRYLVLVSYLEIYNETIRDLLAANGSSLAIKEVPGDGVTVQGLSMHTVHGMKECIELLEMGAKNRMVGATLMNIESSRSHSIFTISLEQMAASAGKKAVIKRGKLNLVDLAGSERQSKTGATGDRLKEATKINLSLSALGNVISALVDGKTRHVPYRDSKLTRLLQDSLGGNTKTLMIACISPADSNYDETLSTLRYASRAKNIANKPKVNEDPKDTMLREYQQEILRLKQLLSSEGKVVAENGRTNADISTVDPTGALSLSSYKDEKRILKNQYETEVVNLRKEYEQQKTAKQELVKDIEKIKSYYEGQMQELISKRNAEKLSEPVSAMATPVDPVYKQEIYERIKQIKNALIGGERANDIQLKEKRYRNKLASEKRLNALAQAISRVEHGEDRNLLQGHYTDIQHELKVRYEQMKQQRKRIKALEREVTDIQGEFQSERADYLATVRLLEKKVLFYEAVFQKALPVLRKDGRYWNLECLETDSEWNDDLKKWKLPDDTLLRVRLPPGK from the exons ATGGCGGAAAACGTGAAAGTTGTAGTCCGCTGTCGGCCAATGAACAAGCGAGAACAGCAGACTGGGTGTAAG AACATCACCCAAATCGACAATTCCACGGTTAATCTGGACAATCCCAACGATGCGAACGCACCACAGAAATCGTTCAAATTCGACAGTGCTTACGGGTATGCAGCAACCACCGAGAACATCTACAGCGACATCTGTTATCCGCTGGTGGAG AGTGTCCTCGAGGGCTACAACGCAACCATTTTCGCGTACGGCCAGACCGGATGCGGTAAATCGCACACAATGCAGGGAACCACCTATAATTTGTCCGCAGCGGATCCGAACAACGCCAACAACATCGGTATCATTCCACGCTCGTTCGAGCACGTGTTCGAAGCCATCGCGCTGGCCAGCGATGTGCGCTATCTGGTGCTGGTGAGTTACCTGGAGATATACAATGAAACCATACGGGATCTGCTGGCGGCGAACGGCAGCAGTCTGGCGATCAAGGAGGTACCGGGGGACGGTGTGACCGTGCAGGGACTATCGATGCACACCGTGCACGGGATGAAGGAGTGTATCGAGCTGCTGGAAATGGGGGCCAAGAATAGGATGGTCGGTGCGACGCTAATGAATATCGAAAGTTCCCGATCGCATTCCATTTTCACCATAAGTTTAGAACAGATGGCGGCGAGTGCGGGAAAAAAGGCTGTGATAAAGCGAGGGAAGTTGAATCTGGTCGATCTGGCTGGTTCAGAGAGGCAGAGTAAAACCGGTGCGACGGGGGACCGATTGAAGGAGGCGACCAAAATTAATCTTTCGTTGTCGGCTCTGGGGAATGTGATCTCGGCGCTGGTGGATGGTAAGACTCGGCATGTTCCATACAGGGATTCCAAATTGACGAGACTGTTACAG GACTCACTAGGTGGGAACACAAAAACTCTAATGATCGCCTGTATCTCACCGGCCGATTCGAATTACGATGAAACGCTATCCACCTTGCGTTACGCTAGTCGAGCGAAAAATATCGCCAACAAACCTAAGGTTAACGAGGATCCGAAGGACACAATGCTTCGCGAGTATCAACAGGAAATTCTACGACTGAAACAGTTACTTTCAAGTGAAGGAAAAGTGGTAGCTGAAAATGGTCGAACGAATGCGGACATTTCAACTGTTGACCCTACCGGCGCGTTATCGTTATCTTCGTACAAGGACGAAAAACGAATCCTAAAAAATCAATACGAAACGGAGGTTGTTAATCTACGCAAAGAATACGAGCAGCAAAAAACGGCAAAACAGGAACTAGTTAAAGATATAGAGAAAATCAAATCATACTACGAAGGACAAATGCAGGAGCTGATATCGAAAAGAAATGCCGAAAAGTTGTCGGAACCGGTGAGCGCAATGGCCACGCCTGTGGACCCAGTATATAAACAGGAAATATATGAACggatcaaacaaattaaaaatgcgCTGATAGGCGGTGAAAGAGCTAATGACATACAGCTCAAGGAAAAACGATATCGGAACAAGTTGGCTTCGGAGAAGCGTCTGAATGCGTTGGCACAAGCGATCAGTCGAGTGGAACACGGCGAAGATCGAAATCTGCTTCAGGGACACTATACCGATATCCAACATGAGTTGAAGGTACgctatgaacaaatgaaacaacAGCGGAAACGGATAAAAGCTTTAGAGCGTGAGGTAACGGATATTCAGGGCGAGTTTCAATCGGAACGTGCTGACTATTTGGCCACGGTAAGACTTCTCGAGAAGAAAGTGCTCTTCTATGAAGCCGTGTTCCAGAAAGCACTGCCAGTGCTGAGAAAGGACGGACGGTATTGGAATTTGGAGTGCCTGGAAACGGACTCGGAGTGGAATGATGACTTGAAGAAATGGAAATTACCGGATGACACTCTGCTGCGGGTGCGCTTGCCGCCTGGTAAGTAG
- the LOC129766256 gene encoding NAD(P)H-hydrate epimerase, translated as MLFRNFISFNRVFLKPIFRSPVRTFATLGRMKYLNQREAISVDEELFNEYKFSVDQLMELAGLSCAHAIVHCYGTRGIKNKILVCCGPGNNGGDGLVAARHLVLMNYQPLVYYPKRTDRELYANLQHQCESMGIEVIDQCPSRELIDKEYGLVVDALFGFSFKPPVRESFTPIMDVLRQTKVPIVSIDIPSGWHVEDGPQGENAIRPDCLISLTAPKMCARHLTNSKHYLGGRFVPPKLQEKYSMELPAYVGNNLFVELTK; from the exons ATGTTATTTCGAAATTTCATATCCTTTAATAGAGTCTTTTTGAAACCAATATTCCGA TCGCCTGTTAGAACCTTTGCCACCCTTGGCAGGATGAAATACTTGAACCAGCGAGAAGCTATCAGCGTCGATGAGGAACTTTTCAACGAATACAAATTTAGCGTTGACCAGCTGATGGAGCTGGCTGGCCTCAGCTGTGCTCACGCAATCGTCCATTGTTACGGTACCAGGGGCATCAAGAACAAGATACTGGTTTGCTGTGGTCCCGGCAATAACGGTGGCGACGGGCTTGTAGCTGCTCGCCATTTGGTGCTGATGAACTACCAACCACTTGTGTACTATCCAAAACGAACGGACAGGGAATTGTATGCTAACCTACAACATCAGTGCGAATCGATGGGAATCGAAGTGATCGATCAGTGCCCTTCGCGTGAACTGATCGATAAGGAGTACGGTCTAGTGGTAGATGCACTTTTTGGGTTTAGCTTCAAGCCTCCGGTGAGGGAATCGTTTACTCCCATCATGGATGTCCTAAGGCAGACTAAAGTCCCGATTGTTAG CATTGATATCCCGAGCGGTTGGCACGTGGAAGATGGTCCTCAAGGCGAAAATGCAATTAGGCCCGATTGTCTGATTTCACTGACCGCCCCTAAGATGTGCGCGAGGCATCTCACTAACTCAAAACACTATCTTGGTGGGCGTTTTGTGCCTCCGAAACTACAAGAAAAATACTCAATGGAACTTCCAGCATATGTTGGAAACAACCTATTTGTTGAGTTGACTAAGTGA
- the LOC129766193 gene encoding osmotic avoidance abnormal protein 3 isoform X1 yields MAENVKVVVRCRPMNKREQQTGCKNITQIDNSTVNLDNPNDANAPQKSFKFDSAYGYAATTENIYSDICYPLVESVLEGYNATIFAYGQTGCGKSHTMQGTTYNLSAADPNNANNIGIIPRSFEHVFEAIALASDVRYLVLVSYLEIYNETIRDLLAANGSSLAIKEVPGDGVTVQGLSMHTVHGMKECIELLEMGAKNRMVGATLMNIESSRSHSIFTISLEQMAASAGKKAVIKRGKLNLVDLAGSERQSKTGATGDRLKEATKINLSLSALGNVISALVDGKTRHVPYRDSKLTRLLQDSLGGNTKTLMIACISPADSNYDETLSTLRYASRAKNIANKPKVNEDPKDTMLREYQQEILRLKQLLSSEGKVVAENGRTNADISTVDPTGALSLSSYKDEKRILKNQYETEVVNLRKEYEQQKTAKQELVKDIEKIKSYYEGQMQELISKRNAEKLSEPVSAMATPVDPVYKQEIYERIKQIKNALIGGERANDIQLKEKRYRNKLASEKRLNALAQAISRVEHGEDRNLLQGHYTDIQHELKVRYEQMKQQRKRIKALEREVTDIQGEFQSERADYLATVRLLEKKVLFYEAVFQKALPVLRKDGRYWNLECLETDSEWNDDLKKWKLPDDTLLRVRLPPAEATPSPQPTSPSKTGRDSQTSLTAPGRLERSSTMILAKLPSFETNSSAGDSRTKEFLSKSTNSNPFPKIEDVALAYFRPRRAAELVYRSSWGNFNK; encoded by the exons ATGGCGGAAAACGTGAAAGTTGTAGTCCGCTGTCGGCCAATGAACAAGCGAGAACAGCAGACTGGGTGTAAG AACATCACCCAAATCGACAATTCCACGGTTAATCTGGACAATCCCAACGATGCGAACGCACCACAGAAATCGTTCAAATTCGACAGTGCTTACGGGTATGCAGCAACCACCGAGAACATCTACAGCGACATCTGTTATCCGCTGGTGGAG AGTGTCCTCGAGGGCTACAACGCAACCATTTTCGCGTACGGCCAGACCGGATGCGGTAAATCGCACACAATGCAGGGAACCACCTATAATTTGTCCGCAGCGGATCCGAACAACGCCAACAACATCGGTATCATTCCACGCTCGTTCGAGCACGTGTTCGAAGCCATCGCGCTGGCCAGCGATGTGCGCTATCTGGTGCTGGTGAGTTACCTGGAGATATACAATGAAACCATACGGGATCTGCTGGCGGCGAACGGCAGCAGTCTGGCGATCAAGGAGGTACCGGGGGACGGTGTGACCGTGCAGGGACTATCGATGCACACCGTGCACGGGATGAAGGAGTGTATCGAGCTGCTGGAAATGGGGGCCAAGAATAGGATGGTCGGTGCGACGCTAATGAATATCGAAAGTTCCCGATCGCATTCCATTTTCACCATAAGTTTAGAACAGATGGCGGCGAGTGCGGGAAAAAAGGCTGTGATAAAGCGAGGGAAGTTGAATCTGGTCGATCTGGCTGGTTCAGAGAGGCAGAGTAAAACCGGTGCGACGGGGGACCGATTGAAGGAGGCGACCAAAATTAATCTTTCGTTGTCGGCTCTGGGGAATGTGATCTCGGCGCTGGTGGATGGTAAGACTCGGCATGTTCCATACAGGGATTCCAAATTGACGAGACTGTTACAG GACTCACTAGGTGGGAACACAAAAACTCTAATGATCGCCTGTATCTCACCGGCCGATTCGAATTACGATGAAACGCTATCCACCTTGCGTTACGCTAGTCGAGCGAAAAATATCGCCAACAAACCTAAGGTTAACGAGGATCCGAAGGACACAATGCTTCGCGAGTATCAACAGGAAATTCTACGACTGAAACAGTTACTTTCAAGTGAAGGAAAAGTGGTAGCTGAAAATGGTCGAACGAATGCGGACATTTCAACTGTTGACCCTACCGGCGCGTTATCGTTATCTTCGTACAAGGACGAAAAACGAATCCTAAAAAATCAATACGAAACGGAGGTTGTTAATCTACGCAAAGAATACGAGCAGCAAAAAACGGCAAAACAGGAACTAGTTAAAGATATAGAGAAAATCAAATCATACTACGAAGGACAAATGCAGGAGCTGATATCGAAAAGAAATGCCGAAAAGTTGTCGGAACCGGTGAGCGCAATGGCCACGCCTGTGGACCCAGTATATAAACAGGAAATATATGAACggatcaaacaaattaaaaatgcgCTGATAGGCGGTGAAAGAGCTAATGACATACAGCTCAAGGAAAAACGATATCGGAACAAGTTGGCTTCGGAGAAGCGTCTGAATGCGTTGGCACAAGCGATCAGTCGAGTGGAACACGGCGAAGATCGAAATCTGCTTCAGGGACACTATACCGATATCCAACATGAGTTGAAGGTACgctatgaacaaatgaaacaacAGCGGAAACGGATAAAAGCTTTAGAGCGTGAGGTAACGGATATTCAGGGCGAGTTTCAATCGGAACGTGCTGACTATTTGGCCACGGTAAGACTTCTCGAGAAGAAAGTGCTCTTCTATGAAGCCGTGTTCCAGAAAGCACTGCCAGTGCTGAGAAAGGACGGACGGTATTGGAATTTGGAGTGCCTGGAAACGGACTCGGAGTGGAATGATGACTTGAAGAAATGGAAATTACCGGATGACACTCTGCTGCGGGTGCGCTTGCCGCCTG CGGAAGCCACCCCTTCACCACAACCCACGTCACCATCTAAAACCGGTCGCGATAGTCAGACATCTTTAACCGCGCCGGGACGCTTGGAGCGCAGTTCAACGATGATCCTGGCTAAACTACCTAGCTTCGAGACCAATTCATCTGCTGGCGATTCTCGCACAAAGGAATTTCTCAGCAAAAGCACCAACAGTAATCCATTCCCCAAGATTGAGGACGTGGCGCTGGCCTACTTCCGTCCACGACGAGCAGCCGAGCTAGTCTATCGAAGTAGCTGGGGAAATTTCAATAAATGA
- the LOC129779341 gene encoding cytochrome c oxidase subunit NDUFA4-like — protein sequence MQGLSLASLKKNPALIPLYVCIGVGGAAAVFYTLRLALRSPEVTWNRKSNPEPWEEYRNKQHKFYSPIRDYSKVESPAPKYTE from the exons ATGCAAGGATTAAGCTTGGCGAGTTTAAAGAAAAATCCGGCA CTAATCCCGCTGTACGTCTGTATTGGAGTGGGAGGCGCAGCAGCCGTGTTTTACACGCTCCGTCTTGCCCTTCGTAGCCCCGAAGTCACCTGGAATCGCAAGTCCAATCCGGAACCATGGGAGGAGTACAGAAACAAGCAGCACAAG TTCTACTCTCCGATTAGGGACTATTCCAAGGTCGAGAGCCCAGCCCCCAAATACACCGAATAA
- the LOC129779331 gene encoding cytochrome c oxidase subunit NDUFA4-like, whose amino-acid sequence MRGWGFREMPKHPLLWPVYAICIADLCWLSFHIVRTSLYNPDIVWDHKNNPEPWQDHRDKRYRLWAGNYDYSKRPCLAPIIKDGQVIPVEKPKE is encoded by the exons ATGCGAGGTTGGGGTTTTCGTGAAATGCCCAAGCATCCATTG TTGTGGCCAGTGTACGCTATATGCATTGCCGATTTGTGCTGGCTTTCCTTCCACATCGTGCGCACCTCGCTGTACAATCCGGATATCGTTTGGGATCACAAAAACAACCCCGAGCCCTGGCAGGATCACAGAGATAAGCGCTATAGG ctTTGGGCAGGAAACTACGACTATTCTAAGCGTCCCTGTCTTGCGCCGATAATCAAAGATGGCCAGGTGATTCCAGTTGAGAAACCAAAGGAATGA